The Papio anubis isolate 15944 unplaced genomic scaffold, Panubis1.0 scaffold484, whole genome shotgun sequence genome includes a region encoding these proteins:
- the IFITM5 gene encoding interferon-induced transmembrane protein 5, with product MDTAYPREDPRAPTPSKAGAHTAVTLGAPHPPPRDHLIWSVFSTLYLNLCCLGFLALAYSIKARDQKVVGDLEAARRFGSKAKCYNILAAMWTLVPPLLLLGLVVTGALHLARLAKDSAAFFSTKFDDGDYD from the exons ATGGACACCGCGTATCCCCGCGAGGACCCCCGGGCTCCCACGCCCAGCAAGGCCGGTGCCCACACAGCCGTCACACTGGGGGCCCCGCACCCCCCACCTCGAGACCACCTGATCTGGTCAGTGTTCAGCACCCTCTATCTGAACCTGTGCTGCCTTGGTTTCCTGGCGCTGGCCTACTCCATCAAG GCCCGAGATCAGAAGGTGGTTGGCGACCTGGAAGCGGCCCGGCGTTTTGGCTCCAAGGCCAAGTGCTACAACATCCTGGCCGCGATGTGGACGCTGGTGCCGCCCCTGCTGCTCCTGGGGCTGGTGGTGACTGGTGCCCTGCACTTGGCCCGGCTAGCCAAGGACTCTGCCGCCTTCTTCAGCACCAAATTTGACGATGGGGACTATGACTGA
- the PGGHG gene encoding protein-glucosylgalactosylhydroxylysine glucosidase isoform X2: MEDSGEDPTTFAAHSLPSDPRLLATVTNAYLGTRVFHDTLHVSGVYNGAGGDTHRAVLPSPLNVRLEAPAGMGEPLTETFALDTNTGSFLHTLEGPHFRASQCIYAHRTLPHVLAFRVSIARLSPGSGPITLLLSSAFSPESPDLDLHQGPDFQGARYLYGHTLTPEQPGGPQQEVHMLWTPAPPDLTLGEDEEERTWDFLTVVGSSRAEAQACLTEALQLQARGALYTAHAQAWAQLWAECGLDMVGPLPLRQALRGSLYYLLSALPQPKAPGYICHGLSPGGLSNGSREECYWGHVFWDQDLWMFPNILMFHPEAARAILEYRIRTLGGALGNAQNLGYQGAKFAWESAGSGLEVCPEDIYGTQEVHVNGAVVLAFELYYHTTQDLQLFREAGGWDVVRAVAEFWCSRVEWSPREEKYHLRGVMSPDEYHSGINNSVYTNVLVQNSLRFAAALAQDLGLPVPSQWLAVADKIKVPFDVEQNFHPEFDGYEPGEVVKQADVVLLGYPVPFSLSPDVRRKNLEIYEAVTSPQGPAMTWSMFAVGWMELKDTARARGLLDRSFASMAEPFKVWTENADGSGAVNFLTGMGGFLQAVLFGCTGFRVTRAGVTFDPVCVSGISRVSVSGIFYQGNKLNFSFSEDSVTVEVTARAGPWAPRLEAELWPSQARLSLLPGHTVSFPRSAGQIQRSPANLPGSSSSGFPGRTF; this comes from the exons ATGGAGGACTCCGGCGAGGACCCCACCACGTTTGCTGCCCACTCTCTGCCCAGTGACCCCCGTCTCTTGGCCACTGTGACCAATGCATACCTGGGCACACGAGTGTTTCATGACACGCTGCACGTGAGCGGCGTGTACAATGGGGCTGGCGGGGACACGCACCGGGCAGTGCTGCCCAGCCCCCTCAACGTCCGGCTGGAGGCCCCTGCAGGGATGGGGGAGCCGCTGACCGAGACCTTTGCCCTAGACACCAACACAG GCTCCTTTCTTCACACCCTGGAGGGCCCCCACTTCCGGGCCTCGCAGTGCATCTATGCGCACCGCACACTGCCGCACGTCCTGGCTTTCCGTGTGTCCATCGCCCGCCTGTCCCCGGGGAGCGGGCCCATCACGCTGCTGCTGTCCTCAGCCTTCTCCCCGGAAAGCCCAGACCTGGACCTGCACCAGGGTCCTGACTTTCAGGGAGCCCG GTACCTGTATGGCCACACGCTCACCCCTGAGCAGCCCGGGGGGCCACAGCAGGAGGTACACATGCTGTGGACACCAGCACCCCCAGACCTGACCCTTGGGGAAGATGAGGAGGAAAGGACATGGGACTTCCTGACGGTGGTGGGCAGCAGCCGGGCTGAGGCTCAGGCCTGCCTCACTGAGGCCCTGCAGCTGCAGGCCAGGGGAGCTCTGTACACGGCTCACGCACAGGCCTGGGCCCAACTCTGGGCAGAATGTGGCTTGGACATGGTGGGGCCCCTGCCGCTGCGCCAGGCCCTGCGTGGCTCCCTCTACTACCTGCTCAGTGCCCTACCCCAGCCCAAGGCCCCAGGATACATCTGCCATGGCCTCAGTCCTGGGGGCCTCTCCAATGGGAGCCGTGAGGAATGCTACTGGGGCCACGTCTTCTGGGACCAG GACCTCTGGATGTTCCCGAATATCCTGATGTTCCACCCCGAAGCCGCCAGGGCCATCCTGGAGTACCGCATCCGCACGCTGGGCGGGGCCCTGGGGAATGCCCAGAACCTGGGCTACCAG GGAGCCAAGTTTGCCTGGGAGAGTGCAGGCTCCGGCCTGGAGGTTTGCCCTGAGGACATTTACGGAACCCAGGAGGTCCATGTCAACGGGGCCGTGGTGTTGGCCTTCGAGCTGTACTACCATACCACCCAG GACCTGCAGCTCTTTCGAGAGGCTGGTGGCTGGGACGTGGTCAGGGCTGTGGCCGAGTTTTGGTGCAGTCGTGTGGAGTGGAGCCCCAGGGAGGAGAAGTACCACCTGAGGG GAGTCATGTCCCCCGATGAGTACCATTCAGGGATCAACAACTCTGTGTACACCAACGTCCTGGTCCAGAACAG CCTGCGTTTTGCTGCTGCCCTGGCCCAGGACCTGGGTCTGCCCGTCCCCAGCCAGTGGCTGGCAGTGGCTGACAAGATCAAGGTACCCTTTGACGTGGAGCAGAACTTCCACCCGGAGTTCGATGGGTATGAGCCTG GAGAGGTGGTGAAGCAGGCAGATGTCGTGCTCCTGGGATACCCCGTCCCCTTCTCCCTGAGTCCTGATGTTCGCAGGAAAAACCTGGAGATTTACGAGGCTGTGACATCCCCCCAGGGCCCCGCCATGACCTGG AGCATGTTTGCTGTGGGCTGGATGGAGCTGAAGGACACAGCGCGGGCCCGGGGCCTCCTGGACAGGAGCTTTGCCAGCATGGCTGAACccttcaag GTGTGGACGGAGAATGCAGACGGGTCAGGTGCTGTGAACTTCCTGACAGGCATGGGGGGTTTCCTGCAGGCGGTGCTCTTCGGGTGCACGGGGTTCAG GGTCACCCGAGCAGGTGTGACCTTTGACCCCGTGTGTGTGTCGGGGATCTCCAGAGTGAGCGTCTCTGGCATCTTCTACCAGGGAAACAAGCTCAACTTCTCTTTCTCCGAGGACTCTGTGACCGTGGAGGTCACGGCCCGAGCAGGGCCCTGGGCTCCCCGCCTGGAGGCTGAGCTGTGGCCATCCCAGGCCCGCCTCTCCCTGTTGCCAG GACACACGGTCTCCTTTCCCCGCTCGGCTGGCCAGATACAAAGGTCACCCGCGAATCTGCCTGGGAGTTCCAGCTCCGGGTTCCCTGGGAGGACTTTTTGA
- the PGGHG gene encoding protein-glucosylgalactosylhydroxylysine glucosidase isoform X1 yields MEDSGEDPTTFAAHSLPSDPRLLATVTNAYLGTRVFHDTLHVSGVYNGAGGDTHRAVLPSPLNVRLEAPAGMGEPLTETFALDTNTGSFLHTLEGPHFRASQCIYAHRTLPHVLAFRVSIARLSPGSGPITLLLSSAFSPESPDLDLHQGPDFQGARYLYGHTLTPEQPGGPQQEVHMLWTPAPPDLTLGEDEEERTWDFLTVVGSSRAEAQACLTEALQLQARGALYTAHAQAWAQLWAECGLDMVGPLPLRQALRGSLYYLLSALPQPKAPGYICHGLSPGGLSNGSREECYWGHVFWDQDLWMFPNILMFHPEAARAILEYRIRTLGGALGNAQNLGYQGAKFAWESAGSGLEVCPEDIYGTQEVHVNGAVVLAFELYYHTTQDLQLFREAGGWDVVRAVAEFWCSRVEWSPREEKYHLRGEGHSGEGLREEGWMFPDSADVFRHLTCASPTLTAGVEGRPLRLCTEHHLGLVCPGVMSPDEYHSGINNSVYTNVLVQNSLRFAAALAQDLGLPVPSQWLAVADKIKVPFDVEQNFHPEFDGYEPGEVVKQADVVLLGYPVPFSLSPDVRRKNLEIYEAVTSPQGPAMTWSMFAVGWMELKDTARARGLLDRSFASMAEPFKVWTENADGSGAVNFLTGMGGFLQAVLFGCTGFRVTRAGVTFDPVCVSGISRVSVSGIFYQGNKLNFSFSEDSVTVEVTARAGPWAPRLEAELWPSQARLSLLPGHTVSFPRSAGQIQRSPANLPGSSSSGFPGRTF; encoded by the exons ATGGAGGACTCCGGCGAGGACCCCACCACGTTTGCTGCCCACTCTCTGCCCAGTGACCCCCGTCTCTTGGCCACTGTGACCAATGCATACCTGGGCACACGAGTGTTTCATGACACGCTGCACGTGAGCGGCGTGTACAATGGGGCTGGCGGGGACACGCACCGGGCAGTGCTGCCCAGCCCCCTCAACGTCCGGCTGGAGGCCCCTGCAGGGATGGGGGAGCCGCTGACCGAGACCTTTGCCCTAGACACCAACACAG GCTCCTTTCTTCACACCCTGGAGGGCCCCCACTTCCGGGCCTCGCAGTGCATCTATGCGCACCGCACACTGCCGCACGTCCTGGCTTTCCGTGTGTCCATCGCCCGCCTGTCCCCGGGGAGCGGGCCCATCACGCTGCTGCTGTCCTCAGCCTTCTCCCCGGAAAGCCCAGACCTGGACCTGCACCAGGGTCCTGACTTTCAGGGAGCCCG GTACCTGTATGGCCACACGCTCACCCCTGAGCAGCCCGGGGGGCCACAGCAGGAGGTACACATGCTGTGGACACCAGCACCCCCAGACCTGACCCTTGGGGAAGATGAGGAGGAAAGGACATGGGACTTCCTGACGGTGGTGGGCAGCAGCCGGGCTGAGGCTCAGGCCTGCCTCACTGAGGCCCTGCAGCTGCAGGCCAGGGGAGCTCTGTACACGGCTCACGCACAGGCCTGGGCCCAACTCTGGGCAGAATGTGGCTTGGACATGGTGGGGCCCCTGCCGCTGCGCCAGGCCCTGCGTGGCTCCCTCTACTACCTGCTCAGTGCCCTACCCCAGCCCAAGGCCCCAGGATACATCTGCCATGGCCTCAGTCCTGGGGGCCTCTCCAATGGGAGCCGTGAGGAATGCTACTGGGGCCACGTCTTCTGGGACCAG GACCTCTGGATGTTCCCGAATATCCTGATGTTCCACCCCGAAGCCGCCAGGGCCATCCTGGAGTACCGCATCCGCACGCTGGGCGGGGCCCTGGGGAATGCCCAGAACCTGGGCTACCAG GGAGCCAAGTTTGCCTGGGAGAGTGCAGGCTCCGGCCTGGAGGTTTGCCCTGAGGACATTTACGGAACCCAGGAGGTCCATGTCAACGGGGCCGTGGTGTTGGCCTTCGAGCTGTACTACCATACCACCCAG GACCTGCAGCTCTTTCGAGAGGCTGGTGGCTGGGACGTGGTCAGGGCTGTGGCCGAGTTTTGGTGCAGTCGTGTGGAGTGGAGCCCCAGGGAGGAGAAGTACCACCTGAGGGGTGAGGGCCACAGTGGGGAGGGGCTCAGGGAGGAAGGGTGGATGTTCCCAGACTCAGCAGATGTTTTCAGACACCTCACGTGTGCCAGCCCCACGCTGACCGCCGGCGTGGAGGGAAGGCCTCTGAGGCTCTGCACTGAGCACCATCTTGGACTTGTGTGTCCAGGAGTCATGTCCCCCGATGAGTACCATTCAGGGATCAACAACTCTGTGTACACCAACGTCCTGGTCCAGAACAG CCTGCGTTTTGCTGCTGCCCTGGCCCAGGACCTGGGTCTGCCCGTCCCCAGCCAGTGGCTGGCAGTGGCTGACAAGATCAAGGTACCCTTTGACGTGGAGCAGAACTTCCACCCGGAGTTCGATGGGTATGAGCCTG GAGAGGTGGTGAAGCAGGCAGATGTCGTGCTCCTGGGATACCCCGTCCCCTTCTCCCTGAGTCCTGATGTTCGCAGGAAAAACCTGGAGATTTACGAGGCTGTGACATCCCCCCAGGGCCCCGCCATGACCTGG AGCATGTTTGCTGTGGGCTGGATGGAGCTGAAGGACACAGCGCGGGCCCGGGGCCTCCTGGACAGGAGCTTTGCCAGCATGGCTGAACccttcaag GTGTGGACGGAGAATGCAGACGGGTCAGGTGCTGTGAACTTCCTGACAGGCATGGGGGGTTTCCTGCAGGCGGTGCTCTTCGGGTGCACGGGGTTCAG GGTCACCCGAGCAGGTGTGACCTTTGACCCCGTGTGTGTGTCGGGGATCTCCAGAGTGAGCGTCTCTGGCATCTTCTACCAGGGAAACAAGCTCAACTTCTCTTTCTCCGAGGACTCTGTGACCGTGGAGGTCACGGCCCGAGCAGGGCCCTGGGCTCCCCGCCTGGAGGCTGAGCTGTGGCCATCCCAGGCCCGCCTCTCCCTGTTGCCAG GACACACGGTCTCCTTTCCCCGCTCGGCTGGCCAGATACAAAGGTCACCCGCGAATCTGCCTGGGAGTTCCAGCTCCGGGTTCCCTGGGAGGACTTTTTGA
- the NLRP6 gene encoding NACHT, LRR and PYD domains-containing protein 6 encodes MDQPEDPGSRLSSLRTASPQRAFVESVPHQRLRLRPRCKAPKLGLTKRQPGHVTWPGVWKNRGRKGGAGEEGAPQKSGRRWPLPTSPSEGEEHQDAPTRVRGRWRAKSGVTPRCPLPPPHGSSLARGSLRPCPRWVLKRQSRGWAGVTRGPLPDDPRPPVSSTGLRLAVARELLLAALEELSQEQLKRFRHKLRDVGPDRRSIPWGRLERADAVDLAEQLAQFYGPEPALEVARKTLKRADARDVAAQLKEQRLRRLGLGSAALLSVSDYKKKYREHVLQLHARVKERNARSVKITKRFTKLLIAPESAAPEEEALGPAEEPEPGRARRSDTQTFNRLFRGDEDGRRPLTVVLQGPAGIGKTMAAKKILYDWAAGKLYQGQVDFAFFMPCGELLERPGTRSLADLILDQCPDRGAPVPQMLAQPQRLLFILDGADELPALEGPEAAPCTDPFEAASGARVLGGLLSKALLPTALLLVTTRAAAPGRLQGRLCSPQCAEVRGFSDKDKKKYFYKFFQDERRAERAYRFVKENETLFALCFVPFVCWIVCTVLRQQLELGRDLSRTSKTTTSVYLLFIASVLSSAPVADGPRVQGDLRNLCRLAREGVLGRRAQFAEKQLEQLELRGSKVQTLFLSKKELPGVLETEVTYQFIDQSFQEFLAALSYLLEDEGVPRTAAGGVGTLLRGDAQPHSHLVLTTRFLFGLLSAERMRDIERHFGCVVSERVKQEALRWVQGQGQGCPGVAPEVTEGTKGLEDPEEPEEEEEEEGEEPNYPLELLYCLYETQEDAFVRQALCRLPELALQGVRFCRMDVAVLSYCVRCCPAGQALRLISCRLVAAQEKKKRSLGKRLQASLGGSSSSRGTTKQLPASLLHPLFQTMTDPLCGLTSLTLSHCKVPDAVCRDLSEALRAAPALTELGLLHNRFSEAGLRMLSEGLAWPQCRVQTVRVQLPSSQQGLQYLVGMLRQSPALTTLDLSGCQLPAPMVTYLCAVLQHQGCGLQTLRLTSVELSEQSLQELQAVKRAKPDLVIAHPVLDGHPESPKELVSTF; translated from the exons ATGGACCAGCCAGAGGACCCCGGCTCCAG gcTCAGCAGTCTAAGGACTGCCTCCCCACAGAGGGCATTTGTGGAGTCTGTTCCCCACCAGAGGCTCAGACTCAGGCCCCGGTGCAAGGCCCCCAAGCTGGGCCTCACCAAAAGGCAGCCAG GGCATGTGACCTGGCCTGGGGTATGGAAGAACAGAGGCAGAAAGGGAGGTGCAGGGGAGGAAGGTGCCCCCCAGAAATCAGGTCGGCGGTGGCCACTGCCCACTTCACCCTCAGAGGGCGAAGAACACCAAGATGCCCCGACCCGGGTCCGGGGACGTTGGAGGGCAAAGTCTGGGGTCACTCCCCGTtgcccccttcccccacctcatGGATCCAGCTTGGCCCGGGGCTCCCTGAGGCCCTGCCCGCGGTGGGTTCTCAAACGCCAGAGTCGGGGGTGGGCGGGGGTCACCCGAGGGCCGCTCCCAGATGACCCACGCCCGCCCGTCTCCAGCACCGGGCTGCGCCTCGCGGTGGCCCGCGAGCTGCTCCTGGCCGCGCTGGAGGAACTGAGCCAAGAGCAGCTGAAGCGCTTCCGCCACAAGCTGCGCGACGTGGGCCCGGACCGACGCAGCATCCCGTGGGGGCGGCTGGAGCGCGCGGACGCCGTGGACCTCGCGGAGCAGCTGGCCCAGTTCTATGGCCCGGAGCCTGCGCTGGAGGTGGCCCGCAAGACCCTCAAGAGGGCGGACGCGCGCGACGTGGCGGCGCAGCTCAAGGAGCAGCGACTGCGGC GGCTCGGGCTCGGCTCCGCGGCGCTGCTCTCCGTGTCCG ACTACAAGAAGAAGTACCGGGAGCACGTGCTGCAGCTGCACGCCCGGGTGAAGGAGAGGAACGCCCGCTCCGTGAAGATCACCAAGCGCTTCACCAAGCTGCTCATCGCGCCCGAGAGCGCCGCCCCGGAGGAGGAGGCGCTGGGGCCTGCGGAGGAGCCCGAGCCGGGGCGCGCGCGGCGCTCGGACACGCAGACTTTCAACCGCCTCTTCCGCGGCGACGAGGACGGCCGGCGGCCGCTGACCGTGGTGCTGCAGGGCCCGGCGGGCATCGGCAAGACCATGGCGGCCAAAAAGATCCTGTACGACTGGGCGGCGGGCAAGCTGTACCAGGGCCAGGTGGACTTCGCCTTCTTCATGCCCTGCGGCGAGCTGCTGGAGCGGCCGGGCACGCGCAGCCTGGCTGACCTGATCCTGGACCAGTGCCCCGACCGCGGCGCGCCGGTGCCGCAGATGCTGGCCCAGCCGCAGCGGCTGCTCTTCATCCTGGACGGCGCGGACGAGCTGCCGGCGCTGGAGGGCCCCGAGGCCGCGCCCTGCACAGACCCCTTCGAGGCGGCGAGTGGCGCGCGGGTGCTGGGCGGGCTGCTGAGTAAGGCGCTGCTGCCCACGGCCCTCCTGCTCGTGACCACGCGCGCCGCGGCCCCCGGGAGGCTGCAGGGCCGCCTGTGTTCCCCGCAGTGCGCCGAGGTGCGCGGCTTCTCTGACAAGGACAAGAAGAAGTATTTCTACAAGTTCTTCCAGGACGAGAGGAGGGCCGAGCGCGCCTACCGCTTCGTGAAGGAGAACGAAACGCTGTTCGCGCTGTGCTTCGTGCCCTTCGTGTGCTGGATCGTGTGCACCGTGCTGCGCCAGCAGCTGGAGCTCGGCCGGGACCTGTCGCGCACGTCCAAGACCACCACGTCCGTGTACCTGCTTTTCATCGCCAGCGTGCTGAGCTCGGCTCCGGTAGCCGACGGGCCCCGGGTGCAGGGCGACCTGCGCAATCTGTGCCGCCTGGCCCGCGAGGGCGTCCTCGGACGCAGGGCGCAGTTTGCCGAGAAGCAACTGGAGCAACTGGAGCTTCGTGGCTCCAAAGTCCAGACGCTGTTTCTCAGCAAAAAGGAGCTGCCTGGCGTGCTGGAGACGGAGGTCACCTACCAGTTCATCGACCAGAGCTTCCAGGAGTTCCTCGCGGCACTGTCCTACCTGCTGGAGGACGAGGGGGTGCCCAGGACCGCGGCTGGCGGCGTTGGGACACTCCTGCGTGGGGACGCCCAGCCGCACAGCCACTTGGTGCTCACCACGCGCTTCCTCTTCGGACTGCTGAGCGCGGAGCGGATGCGCGACATCGAGCGCCACTTTGGCTGCGTGGTCTCAGAGCGTGTGAAGCAGGAGGCCCTGAGGTGGGTGCAGGGACAGGGGCAGGGCTGCCCCGGAGTGGCACCAGAGGTGACCGAGGGGACCAAAGGGCTCGAGGACCCGGAAgagccagaggaggaggaggaggaggagggagaggagcccaACTACCCCCTGGAGTTGCTGTACTGCCTGTACGAGACGCAGGAGGACGCGTTTGTGCGCCAAGCCCTGTGCCGGCTCCCGGAGCTGGCGCTGCAGGGGGTGCGCTTCTGCCGCATGGACGTGGCTGTTCTGAGCTACTGCGTGAGGTGCTGCCCTGCTGGACAGGCACTGCGGCTGATCAGCTGCAGACTGGTTGCTGcgcaggagaagaagaagaggagccTGGGGAAGCGGCTGCaggccagcctgggtggcagcag cAGTTCTCGAGGCACCACAAAACAACTGCCAGCCTCCCTTCTTCATCCACTCTTTCAGACAATGACTGACCCGCTGTGCGGTCTGACCAGCCTCAC GCTGTCCCACTGCAAAGTCCCTGACGCAGTCTGCCGAGACCTCTCTGAGGCCCTGAGGGCAGCTCCGGCACTGACAGAGCTGGGCCTCCTCCACAACAGGTTCAGTGAGGCAGGACTGCGTATGCTGAGTGAGGGCCTAGCCTGGCCCCAGTGCAGGGTGCAGACGGTCAG GGTACAGCTGCCCAGCTCCCAGCAAGGGCTCCAGTACCTGGTGGGTATGCTTCGGCAGAGCCCCGCCCTGACCACCCTGGATCTCAGCGGCTGCCAACTGCCTGCCCCCATGGTGACCTACCTGTGTGCAGTCCTACAGCACCAGGGATGCGGCCTGCAGACCCTCAG GCTGACCTCTGTGGAGCTGAGTGAGCAGTCACTACAGGAGCTTCAGGCTGTGAAGAGAGCAAAGCCGGATCTGGTCATCGCACACCCAGTGCTGGACGGCCACCCAGAATCTCCCAAGGAACTCGTCTCAACCTTCTGA